One stretch of Jiangella gansuensis DSM 44835 DNA includes these proteins:
- a CDS encoding error-prone DNA polymerase, whose product MGWTNPPMPWRELESRLSDRPSVPPEQGPISRKKKTHRLKAGVRRPGDPITPYAELHCHSNFSFLDGASGPDRLVEKAIELGLYGVALTDHDGFYGAPLFAEVAQQYAAANLKTIYGAELSLGLDGPQNGVPDPQGRHLLVLARGVEGYHRLAAAMTEAHLRGDEKGKPDYRLDELVELGRGHWVVLTGCRKGPVRAALAEGGHASAAAELDRLVELFGHDHVVVELIDHGHPLDDDTNQALAGLAADRGLPVVATNNVHYADPDEYRLATAMAAIRARRSLAEMNGWLPAWSAACLRTGEEMTARFAGYPGAVARTVELADELAFDLHKASPRLPKHRIPAGHTAMSWLRVLVEEGFERYYRGRPHEKEARERIERELRIIGEKDFAGYFVIVHDIVDYARSKGILCQGRGSAASSAVCYALGVTVIDSVFYGLPFERFISANRDEEPDIDVDFDSDRREDVIQWVYEQYGRRNAAQVANVISYRPKMAIRDAAKALGFSPGQQDAWSKQTDSWASVAQDDTAGHEIPTPVVDLANQLMRAPRHLGIHSGGMVLTERPIGEVCPIERARMDKRTVLQWDKDACESMGLVKFDLLGLGMLSALNHVFTMVAGHLGEPWELQSVPKEEPAVYDMLCRGDSIGVFQVESRAQIGTLPRLRPRRFYDLAIEIALIRPGPIQGGAVHPYIRRATRQEKVTYPHPDLEPVLERTLGVPLFQEQLMQMAIAVGDCTPDDADLLRRAMGSKRGIERIESIKDKLYVGMAKRGITGADADQLYTKILSFANFGFAESHALSFAKLVYVSSWFKLHYPAAFLAALLRAQPMGFYSSQSLVGDARRHGVRVLRPDITASGAVADLELDGSPGPTGRDDCLKPSHEPSAWVPGTPDPTPEHRRDTGYAVRLGLDSVRGIGTDVAAAIVAAREERPFSDMADLSRRAGLDPRQMEALATAGAFDGFGFTRREALWNAGYTEAAGQLEAVTASPAPPPLPGMSDVELTLADLWATSISPDDHPLTHLRPLLRREGVLSIDDLALAEPGRRLSVAGMVTHRQRPGTAGGVTFLNLEDETGMLNVVCGSGLWQRHRRVARTASCMVVRGVLERQDGVTNLVADKLASLDELHPEAARALNARHQSRDFH is encoded by the coding sequence ATGGGGTGGACCAACCCGCCGATGCCGTGGCGGGAACTGGAGAGCCGGTTGTCCGACCGGCCGTCGGTGCCGCCGGAGCAGGGGCCGATCTCGCGGAAGAAGAAGACCCACCGCCTCAAGGCCGGGGTGCGTCGCCCGGGCGACCCGATCACGCCGTACGCGGAGTTGCACTGTCACAGCAATTTCAGCTTCCTCGACGGGGCGAGCGGGCCGGACCGGTTGGTGGAGAAGGCCATCGAACTGGGGCTGTACGGGGTGGCGCTGACCGACCACGACGGCTTCTATGGTGCGCCGCTGTTCGCGGAGGTCGCGCAGCAGTACGCCGCCGCGAACCTGAAGACCATCTACGGGGCCGAGCTGTCCCTGGGGCTGGACGGCCCGCAGAACGGCGTGCCCGATCCGCAGGGCAGGCACCTGCTGGTGCTGGCGCGTGGCGTCGAGGGCTACCACCGGCTGGCCGCGGCGATGACCGAGGCGCATCTGCGCGGAGACGAGAAGGGCAAGCCCGACTACCGACTCGATGAGCTCGTGGAGCTGGGTCGCGGACACTGGGTGGTGCTCACCGGGTGCCGCAAGGGCCCGGTCCGGGCCGCTCTCGCCGAGGGCGGCCACGCGTCCGCCGCGGCGGAGCTGGACCGGCTGGTGGAACTGTTCGGGCATGACCACGTGGTGGTCGAGCTGATCGACCACGGCCACCCACTCGACGACGACACCAACCAGGCACTGGCCGGGCTGGCTGCCGACCGCGGCCTGCCCGTCGTGGCCACCAACAACGTGCACTACGCCGATCCGGACGAGTACCGGCTGGCCACGGCGATGGCGGCCATCCGGGCGCGGCGCAGCCTGGCGGAGATGAACGGCTGGCTGCCGGCGTGGTCCGCGGCCTGCCTGCGGACGGGGGAGGAGATGACCGCCCGGTTCGCCGGCTACCCCGGCGCGGTCGCCCGGACGGTCGAGTTGGCCGACGAGCTCGCCTTCGACCTGCACAAGGCCAGCCCGCGCTTGCCCAAACACCGCATCCCGGCAGGGCACACGGCGATGAGCTGGCTGCGGGTCCTGGTGGAGGAGGGCTTCGAGCGGTACTACCGCGGCCGGCCGCACGAAAAGGAGGCCAGGGAGCGCATCGAGCGGGAACTGCGGATCATCGGTGAGAAGGACTTCGCGGGCTACTTCGTCATCGTCCACGACATCGTCGACTACGCCCGCTCCAAGGGCATCCTCTGCCAGGGCCGGGGCTCGGCGGCCAGTTCGGCGGTCTGCTACGCCCTCGGGGTCACCGTGATCGACTCGGTCTTCTACGGCCTGCCGTTCGAACGGTTCATCTCGGCCAACCGCGACGAGGAACCCGACATCGACGTCGACTTCGACTCCGACCGGCGCGAGGACGTCATCCAGTGGGTGTACGAGCAATATGGCCGGCGCAACGCCGCCCAGGTCGCCAACGTCATCAGCTACCGCCCCAAGATGGCCATCCGCGACGCGGCCAAGGCGCTGGGCTTTTCGCCTGGCCAGCAGGACGCCTGGTCCAAGCAGACCGACAGCTGGGCATCGGTCGCCCAGGACGACACCGCCGGCCATGAGATCCCCACCCCGGTGGTCGACCTGGCCAACCAGCTGATGCGGGCACCACGTCATCTGGGTATCCACTCCGGCGGCATGGTCCTCACCGAGCGGCCCATCGGCGAGGTGTGCCCGATCGAGCGGGCTCGCATGGACAAACGCACCGTGCTGCAGTGGGACAAGGACGCTTGCGAGTCGATGGGACTGGTCAAGTTCGACCTGCTCGGCCTGGGCATGTTGAGTGCGCTCAACCACGTGTTCACCATGGTGGCCGGGCACCTCGGCGAGCCCTGGGAGCTGCAGAGCGTCCCGAAGGAGGAACCCGCCGTCTACGACATGCTCTGCCGGGGCGACTCCATCGGGGTGTTCCAGGTGGAGAGCCGCGCCCAGATCGGCACCCTGCCCAGGCTGCGGCCGCGGAGGTTCTACGACCTCGCCATCGAGATCGCGCTCATCCGCCCCGGCCCGATCCAGGGCGGCGCCGTCCACCCGTACATCCGCCGTGCCACCCGCCAGGAGAAGGTCACGTACCCGCATCCCGACCTCGAGCCGGTGTTGGAACGCACGCTGGGCGTGCCGCTGTTCCAGGAGCAGCTCATGCAGATGGCCATCGCGGTGGGGGACTGCACCCCCGACGACGCCGACCTGCTGCGTCGCGCCATGGGCTCCAAACGCGGCATCGAACGCATCGAGAGCATCAAGGACAAGCTCTACGTCGGCATGGCCAAACGCGGCATCACCGGGGCCGACGCCGACCAGCTGTATACGAAGATCCTCTCGTTCGCCAACTTCGGGTTCGCCGAGAGCCACGCGCTCAGCTTCGCCAAGCTCGTCTACGTCAGCTCCTGGTTCAAGCTGCACTACCCGGCCGCCTTCCTCGCCGCTCTGCTGCGCGCCCAGCCGATGGGGTTCTACTCCTCGCAGTCCTTGGTCGGCGACGCCCGCCGGCACGGCGTGCGCGTTCTGCGCCCCGACATCACGGCGTCCGGTGCCGTGGCCGACCTCGAGCTGGACGGCTCACCCGGGCCGACCGGACGCGACGACTGCCTGAAACCGTCGCACGAGCCCAGCGCATGGGTGCCCGGCACGCCCGATCCCACCCCCGAGCACCGCCGCGACACCGGGTACGCGGTCCGGCTGGGCCTGGACTCCGTCCGTGGCATCGGCACCGACGTCGCCGCCGCCATCGTCGCCGCACGTGAGGAGCGGCCGTTCAGCGACATGGCCGACCTGTCCCGCCGGGCCGGCCTGGACCCCCGCCAGATGGAGGCCCTGGCGACCGCGGGGGCCTTCGACGGCTTCGGTTTCACCCGCCGGGAGGCGCTGTGGAACGCCGGCTACACCGAGGCCGCCGGCCAGCTCGAAGCGGTCACGGCATCTCCCGCGCCGCCGCCGCTGCCCGGGATGAGTGACGTGGAGCTGACCCTGGCCGACCTGTGGGCCACCTCGATCTCACCGGACGACCACCCGCTCACCCACCTGCGCCCGCTCCTGCGCCGGGAGGGAGTGCTGTCCATCGACGACCTCGCCCTCGCCGAGCCGGGCCGCCGGCTCTCCGTCGCCGGCATGGTCACGCATCGGCAACGTCCCGGCACCGCCGGTGGCGTCACCTTTCTCAACCTCGAGGACGAGACCGGGATGCTCAACGTCGTCTGCGGGTCCGGGCTCTGGCAACGGCACCGCCGCGTCGCCCGCACGGCGTCCTGCATGGTCGTGCGGGGGGTGCTCGAGCGCCAGGACGGCGTCACCAACCTCGTCGCGGACAAGCTGGCATCGCTTGACGAGCTGCACCCCGAGGCCGCTCGTGCCCTCAACGCCCGGCACCAGTCCCGCGACTTCCACTGA
- a CDS encoding mycothiol transferase: MRASDVLVDGFGRIRERVHDVVGGLTPDELAFRVDDDANSIAWLVWHLTRVQDDHVAEAAGHEQRWTAGGWAERFGLPFPPGATGYGHRSQDVAAVTVSDPALLTDYHDAVHEATVAYVRQLTDADLDRIVDERWDPPVSLGVRLVSVIDDDAQHVGQAAFIRGVVTRGR, translated from the coding sequence GTGAGAGCTTCTGACGTGCTCGTCGACGGCTTCGGCCGGATCCGGGAACGGGTTCACGACGTGGTCGGCGGGCTGACGCCGGACGAGCTGGCATTCCGGGTCGACGACGACGCCAACTCCATTGCCTGGCTGGTCTGGCACCTGACCCGCGTCCAGGACGACCACGTGGCCGAGGCCGCCGGCCACGAGCAGCGGTGGACGGCCGGCGGCTGGGCGGAGCGGTTCGGGCTGCCGTTCCCGCCGGGGGCGACCGGCTACGGGCACCGCAGCCAGGACGTCGCCGCCGTGACAGTGTCCGACCCGGCGCTGCTGACCGACTACCACGACGCGGTGCACGAGGCCACCGTCGCCTATGTGCGGCAGCTCACGGACGCCGACCTCGACCGGATCGTCGACGAACGCTGGGACCCACCGGTGAGCCTCGGCGTCCGGCTGGTCAGCGTCATCGACGACGACGCGCAGCATGTCGGCCAGGCGGCGTTCATCCGCGGCGTCGTCACCCGCGGCCGCTAG
- a CDS encoding OsmC family protein yields MAATRTATTHWEGSLFEGAGRVTLESSGLGTYDVSWPARTEAPNGKTSPEELIAAAHSACFSMAFSNGLAKAGTPPTSLETSADVTFQPGEGITGIKITVRGVVPGMSAEDFVAAAEEAKVNCPVSQALTGTTITLDAALA; encoded by the coding sequence ATGGCAGCGACCCGCACCGCCACCACGCACTGGGAGGGCTCCCTGTTCGAGGGCGCCGGCCGCGTCACGCTGGAATCGTCGGGCCTCGGCACGTACGACGTCAGCTGGCCGGCCCGCACGGAGGCACCCAACGGCAAGACCTCGCCGGAAGAGCTGATCGCGGCCGCACACTCGGCCTGCTTCTCGATGGCCTTCTCCAACGGTCTGGCCAAGGCCGGCACCCCGCCGACCTCGCTGGAGACCTCGGCCGACGTGACGTTCCAGCCGGGCGAGGGCATCACCGGCATCAAGATCACGGTGCGCGGCGTGGTTCCGGGCATGTCGGCCGAGGACTTCGTCGCCGCGGCCGAGGAAGCGAAGGTCAACTGTCCGGTGAGCCAGGCGCTGACCGGCACCACCATCACCCTGGACGCCGCGCTCGCCTGA
- a CDS encoding GNAT family N-acetyltransferase yields MQAPTLEIRRPLRSEVGAVAGALATAFDADPVTRHMVPAQDYRRRVTSLFAFETLLAPRGSWVAVADGAIAGAALWGLPGHKPGLLATLRHSPLLLRAFGRALPAAYRGLQVIESAHPKSPRHWYLQTLGAAVPGRGVGGALLRHGLARADADGLPTYLESSSPANVPIYERFGFRPTRDIVLPGGPTLTAMWREPVSSPG; encoded by the coding sequence ATGCAGGCACCGACGCTCGAGATCCGCCGCCCGCTGCGCTCCGAGGTCGGCGCCGTCGCCGGCGCCTTGGCTACGGCGTTCGATGCGGACCCCGTCACCCGTCACATGGTTCCCGCTCAGGACTATCGCCGCCGGGTGACGTCGCTGTTCGCCTTCGAGACGCTGCTCGCCCCGCGCGGGTCGTGGGTGGCCGTCGCCGACGGGGCCATCGCCGGCGCCGCGCTGTGGGGCCTCCCGGGCCACAAGCCGGGGCTGCTGGCGACGCTGCGGCACAGTCCGTTGCTGCTCCGCGCGTTCGGCCGGGCGCTTCCGGCCGCATACCGGGGGCTGCAGGTCATCGAGTCCGCCCACCCGAAGTCGCCACGGCACTGGTATCTGCAGACTCTCGGCGCCGCGGTGCCCGGCCGCGGCGTCGGCGGCGCGTTGCTGCGCCACGGCCTGGCCCGGGCCGACGCCGACGGACTGCCGACGTACCTGGAGTCGTCGTCGCCGGCCAACGTCCCCATCTACGAGCGGTTCGGCTTCCGGCCCACCCGCGACATCGTGTTGCCCGGCGGCCCCACCCTGACCGCCATGTGGCGCGAGCCCGTCAGTTCCCCCGGTTAA
- a CDS encoding dihydrofolate reductase family protein, with amino-acid sequence MRTLVVTNIVTPDGRYAGPGDDVMAMPFDAVFDDYNAERLRAADTVLLGRRSFEGFRAFWPQVADDGSARPVEREVSRQLTSTEKVVISDSLAPDQTAPWTDTRIVRRADAHAQVKQLKSGDGADVLVFGSHVMWNGLLAAGLVDELHLLVGSALLGDGVPVFEGHPRAALRLLEARRLDDSELALLRYDAAPRPAG; translated from the coding sequence ATGCGCACGCTCGTCGTCACCAACATCGTCACTCCGGACGGCCGTTACGCCGGTCCCGGCGACGACGTCATGGCCATGCCGTTCGACGCCGTCTTCGACGACTACAACGCCGAACGGCTCCGGGCCGCGGACACCGTGCTGCTCGGGCGGCGCTCGTTCGAGGGTTTCAGGGCCTTCTGGCCACAGGTCGCCGACGACGGCAGCGCGCGGCCGGTCGAGCGGGAGGTCTCGCGCCAGCTGACGTCGACGGAGAAGGTCGTGATCTCCGACTCGCTGGCGCCGGACCAGACCGCGCCGTGGACCGACACCCGCATCGTCCGGCGCGCCGACGCCCACGCCCAGGTGAAGCAGCTCAAGAGCGGCGACGGCGCCGACGTCCTCGTCTTCGGCAGTCACGTGATGTGGAACGGCCTGCTCGCCGCCGGGCTGGTCGACGAGCTGCACCTGTTGGTCGGCTCGGCGCTGCTGGGTGACGGTGTACCGGTGTTCGAGGGGCACCCGCGGGCGGCGCTACGGCTGCTGGAGGCGCGGCGGCTGGACGATTCCGAGCTCGCCCTGCTCCGGTACGACGCCGCACCGCGACCGGCCGGGTGA
- a CDS encoding Y-family DNA polymerase — MSEGRKRRVLVVWCPDWPVVAAMAEEGIRTEQPVAVLAHNTVVACNEAARHEGVRRAMRRRDAQSRCPELILVDDNPDRDARVFEPVLVAVEELRPGVAPLRPGLLAVHAPGRFYGGELAAGAMIAERLVESGVWDCRIGVADDLFTAEQAARRAEPQDTHVVDTGGSAAFLRDLPIGVIDDADVAGLLRRLGLRTLGDFAQVPGRDVQARFGRYGAKIHSLARGDDTSLLGSRTPPPDLACQVRFEPALTTVEAVCFSVRQTAERFAAQLADRGLVCTEVRIEAECDHDVTSARCWAHSRWFGAADLVDRVHWQLRGQLQGMPGGPGVSAPVELVRFVPETVEPTAAHADGLWGGGTDERVERAVARVQGMLGHQAVAVPAVQGGRAPADRQALVPWGERPLGLRSAELPWPGSLPPPEPARVFTDPLPVTVVDDAGRTVWVTARGAVSGPPARFRPVTAGPGGPSSPRRPARRGVGGAEEWQPITAWAGPWPVEELWWEEPARWVARFQIVGLDGRAWLMRYADGSWCIEAGYD; from the coding sequence GTGAGCGAGGGCCGCAAGCGCCGGGTGCTGGTGGTGTGGTGTCCGGACTGGCCGGTGGTGGCGGCGATGGCCGAGGAAGGCATCCGGACGGAGCAGCCGGTCGCCGTGCTCGCGCACAACACGGTCGTGGCCTGCAACGAGGCGGCTCGACACGAAGGCGTACGCCGGGCTATGCGGCGCCGAGACGCCCAGTCGCGCTGCCCCGAGCTCATCCTCGTCGACGACAACCCCGACCGCGACGCGCGCGTGTTCGAGCCCGTGCTGGTGGCGGTGGAGGAGCTGCGGCCGGGAGTCGCGCCGCTACGGCCAGGTTTGCTGGCGGTCCACGCGCCGGGGCGTTTCTACGGTGGCGAGCTCGCCGCGGGGGCGATGATCGCCGAACGGCTGGTCGAGTCGGGCGTGTGGGACTGCCGGATCGGCGTGGCCGACGACCTGTTCACCGCCGAGCAGGCGGCCAGACGAGCCGAACCCCAGGACACCCACGTGGTCGATACCGGCGGGTCGGCGGCGTTCCTGCGTGACCTCCCGATCGGGGTCATCGACGACGCCGACGTGGCCGGCCTGCTGCGCCGGCTGGGGCTGCGCACTCTCGGTGACTTCGCCCAGGTGCCCGGCCGTGACGTCCAGGCTCGGTTCGGCAGGTACGGCGCCAAGATCCACAGCCTCGCCCGTGGCGACGACACCTCACTCCTCGGCTCCCGCACCCCGCCACCCGACCTTGCCTGCCAGGTCCGCTTCGAACCCGCGCTGACCACGGTCGAGGCCGTGTGCTTCAGCGTGCGTCAGACCGCGGAGCGGTTCGCCGCCCAGCTGGCCGACCGAGGGCTGGTCTGCACCGAGGTGCGGATCGAAGCCGAGTGCGACCACGACGTGACCTCCGCGCGCTGCTGGGCGCATTCGCGGTGGTTCGGCGCCGCCGATCTGGTCGACCGCGTGCACTGGCAGCTGCGTGGGCAGCTCCAGGGCATGCCGGGCGGGCCAGGAGTCAGCGCGCCGGTCGAACTGGTGCGCTTCGTTCCCGAGACCGTCGAGCCCACGGCCGCTCACGCCGATGGGTTGTGGGGCGGTGGCACCGACGAACGCGTCGAGCGGGCGGTGGCGCGGGTACAGGGCATGTTGGGTCATCAAGCCGTGGCCGTGCCGGCGGTGCAGGGTGGCCGGGCGCCGGCCGATCGGCAAGCACTGGTCCCGTGGGGCGAACGGCCGCTCGGGCTCCGCTCGGCGGAGCTGCCGTGGCCCGGGAGTCTGCCGCCACCGGAGCCGGCCCGGGTCTTCACCGATCCGCTGCCGGTCACCGTCGTGGACGACGCCGGGCGCACCGTGTGGGTCACCGCTCGGGGCGCGGTGAGTGGGCCGCCGGCCCGGTTCCGGCCGGTCACCGCCGGTCCGGGTGGCCCGTCCAGCCCCCGCCGGCCGGCTCGGCGAGGCGTTGGGGGAGCCGAGGAGTGGCAGCCGATCACGGCCTGGGCGGGTCCATGGCCGGTGGAGGAGTTGTGGTGGGAAGAACCCGCGCGCTGGGTGGCTCGGTTCCAGATCGTCGGCCTGGACGGGCGTGCCTGGTTGATGAGATACGCCGACGGCAGCTGGTGTATCGAGGCGGGCTATGACTAG
- a CDS encoding prolyl oligopeptidase family serine peptidase, which produces MASDISTYPPAPRGDDADVLHGITVPDPYRTLEDEADPATQAWSKAQAVLLDEHRARWGQRERFHARLGELLRSGSVGSPVWRGERRFHTRRAPDQEHAVLLATGADGAERVLVDPVALDPTGATTLDAWQPSKEGDLLAYQVSEGGTEESVLRVLDVVTGEVVDGPIDRARYSPVAWLPGGTAFYYVRRLPAGSVPPDEDQFHRRVYLHRLGTDPADDVEVFGAGKHKTNYYGVSVSRDGRWLVISAAQGTAPRNDVWIADLAADGADPAAPLLRPVIVGADAKTGLHVGRDGRLYVFTDLDAPRGRLAVTDPTTPEPEHWRDLLPEDPEAVLEDFALLDGPELDRPVLLAARTRHAVSEVTAHDLGTGQALHTLELPGIGSVGGISERPEGGHEAWFGYTDHTVAVRVLHYDARNRAVTTWADAPGKIDVRAITSKQVTYRSKDGTEVRMVIVSPSDAHTGPRPTVLYGYGGFNIALTPAYSASILAWVEAGGVWAVANLRGGSEEGEQWHRAGMRANKQNVFDDFTAAAEYLVAQGWTTPEQLGISGGSNGGLLVGAALTQRPELFRAVVCSAPLLDMVRYEKFGLGATWNDEYGTAADPEELRWLLGYSPYHHVHDGTVYPSVLFTVFDGDSRVDTLHARKMAAALQAATAGDPAERPILLRAEGNVGHGARAVSRTVDLSADQLSFLAAQLGMEAG; this is translated from the coding sequence GTGGCTTCCGACATCTCGACCTATCCGCCCGCGCCGCGCGGTGACGACGCCGACGTCCTGCACGGCATCACGGTGCCCGATCCGTACCGCACGCTCGAAGACGAGGCCGACCCGGCGACGCAGGCGTGGTCCAAGGCGCAGGCCGTCCTGCTCGACGAGCACCGCGCCCGCTGGGGTCAGCGCGAACGCTTCCACGCCCGGCTGGGCGAGCTGCTGCGTTCGGGCTCCGTCGGCTCTCCGGTGTGGCGCGGCGAGCGGCGCTTCCACACCCGTCGCGCCCCCGACCAGGAGCACGCGGTCCTGCTCGCCACGGGTGCCGACGGTGCCGAGCGAGTGCTCGTCGACCCGGTCGCACTCGACCCCACCGGCGCGACCACGCTGGACGCCTGGCAGCCGTCCAAGGAGGGCGACCTGCTGGCCTACCAGGTCTCCGAGGGCGGCACCGAGGAGTCGGTCCTGCGGGTGCTCGACGTCGTCACCGGTGAGGTGGTCGACGGGCCGATCGACCGAGCCCGCTACTCCCCGGTCGCGTGGCTGCCCGGCGGCACGGCGTTCTACTACGTGCGCCGGCTGCCCGCGGGCTCCGTCCCGCCCGACGAGGACCAGTTCCACCGCCGCGTCTACCTGCACCGGCTCGGCACCGATCCGGCCGACGACGTCGAGGTCTTCGGCGCCGGCAAGCACAAGACCAACTACTACGGCGTCTCGGTCAGCCGCGATGGCCGGTGGCTGGTCATCAGCGCCGCCCAGGGCACCGCTCCGCGCAACGACGTCTGGATCGCAGACCTCGCCGCGGACGGCGCCGACCCGGCTGCGCCGCTGCTGCGCCCCGTCATCGTCGGCGCCGACGCCAAGACCGGCCTGCACGTCGGCCGGGACGGCCGGCTCTACGTCTTCACCGACCTCGACGCCCCGCGCGGCCGGCTCGCCGTCACCGACCCCACCACCCCGGAACCCGAGCACTGGCGTGACCTGCTGCCAGAGGACCCGGAGGCGGTCCTCGAGGACTTCGCGCTGCTCGACGGCCCCGAGCTCGACCGGCCGGTGCTGCTCGCCGCGCGCACCCGGCACGCCGTGTCCGAGGTCACCGCGCACGATCTCGGCACCGGCCAGGCCCTGCACACGCTGGAACTGCCCGGCATCGGCAGCGTCGGCGGCATCTCCGAGCGCCCCGAGGGCGGCCACGAGGCCTGGTTCGGCTATACCGATCACACCGTCGCGGTACGGGTGCTGCACTACGACGCCCGCAACCGGGCCGTCACCACGTGGGCGGACGCGCCGGGCAAGATCGACGTACGGGCCATCACCTCGAAGCAGGTGACCTACCGGTCCAAGGACGGCACCGAGGTCCGCATGGTCATCGTGTCTCCGTCCGACGCACACACCGGCCCGCGCCCCACCGTCCTGTACGGCTACGGCGGCTTCAACATCGCGCTCACCCCGGCCTACTCGGCCAGCATCCTCGCCTGGGTCGAGGCCGGCGGCGTCTGGGCGGTCGCCAACCTGCGCGGCGGCTCCGAGGAGGGCGAACAGTGGCATCGCGCGGGCATGCGTGCGAACAAGCAGAACGTGTTCGACGACTTCACCGCGGCCGCCGAGTACCTGGTCGCGCAGGGCTGGACCACGCCGGAGCAGCTGGGCATCAGCGGCGGCTCCAACGGCGGCCTGCTGGTCGGCGCCGCGCTGACCCAACGGCCCGAGCTCTTCCGAGCGGTCGTCTGCTCCGCGCCGCTGCTGGACATGGTGCGCTACGAGAAGTTCGGCCTCGGCGCGACGTGGAACGACGAGTACGGCACCGCCGCCGACCCCGAAGAGCTGCGCTGGCTGCTCGGCTACTCGCCGTACCACCACGTCCATGACGGCACCGTCTACCCGTCGGTGCTGTTCACCGTGTTCGACGGCGACAGCCGCGTCGACACCCTGCACGCCCGCAAGATGGCCGCAGCGCTGCAGGCCGCCACGGCCGGCGACCCCGCCGAGCGACCCATCCTGCTGCGCGCCGAGGGCAACGTCGGGCACGGCGCCCGGGCCGTCTCGCGCACCGTCGACCTCAGCGCCGACCAGCTGAGCTTTCTGGCCGCCCAGCTGGGTATGGAGGCCGGATGA
- a CDS encoding mechanosensitive ion channel family protein gives MIPPAVIAAAAVVPAAALSATDVTDADRFSGEWWADVLLDVPLRLVVLFMGAVILRYVLHKVITRMVRRSVERTPPAAVLGSARAAKIVFGGTGAYSERRALRAETLGSVLRSITTVVIGSIAVVMALEILGYSVGPLLASAGIAGVALGFGAQNLVKDFLAGASMLLEDQFGVGDVVDMGEASGVVEAVSLRVTRLRSVDGTVWYVRNGEVMRLGNSSQDWARAVVDVSVAYDSDTTAVRRLLEEIATHLAEEDEWSDLILEQPEVWGVEQLAADSIVIRLVVKTRPLEQWKVGRELRERIKRRFDAEGIEIPFPQRSLWIKDGASATAPAPSVRTADSHDEQERKAQRPPAGEAGGA, from the coding sequence ATGATCCCTCCCGCCGTGATCGCCGCGGCTGCGGTTGTTCCAGCCGCGGCGCTGTCTGCCACCGACGTCACCGACGCGGATCGATTCTCCGGTGAATGGTGGGCCGACGTCCTGCTCGACGTGCCGCTGCGCCTGGTCGTGCTCTTCATGGGGGCGGTGATCCTGCGCTATGTCCTGCACAAGGTCATCACCCGCATGGTGCGACGATCGGTCGAGCGTACGCCGCCGGCGGCCGTCCTCGGCTCCGCCCGCGCGGCCAAGATCGTCTTCGGCGGAACGGGCGCCTACTCCGAGCGGCGGGCGCTGCGGGCCGAGACACTCGGCTCCGTCCTGCGCAGCATCACCACGGTGGTCATCGGGAGCATCGCCGTCGTCATGGCCCTGGAGATCCTGGGCTACTCGGTGGGGCCGCTGCTCGCCTCGGCCGGGATCGCCGGCGTCGCGCTGGGCTTCGGCGCCCAGAACCTGGTGAAGGACTTCCTCGCCGGCGCCTCCATGCTGCTCGAGGACCAGTTCGGCGTGGGAGACGTGGTCGACATGGGCGAGGCCTCCGGCGTCGTCGAAGCGGTGAGCCTGCGCGTCACCCGGCTGCGCTCCGTGGACGGCACAGTCTGGTACGTCCGCAACGGCGAGGTGATGCGGCTGGGCAACTCCAGCCAGGACTGGGCGCGTGCGGTGGTCGACGTGAGCGTCGCCTACGACTCCGACACCACGGCGGTCCGGCGGTTGCTCGAGGAGATCGCGACGCACCTCGCGGAGGAGGACGAGTGGAGCGACCTCATCCTGGAACAGCCGGAGGTGTGGGGCGTCGAGCAGCTCGCCGCAGACAGCATCGTCATCAGGCTGGTCGTGAAGACCCGGCCGCTGGAGCAGTGGAAGGTCGGCCGCGAGCTGCGCGAACGGATCAAACGGCGGTTCGACGCCGAAGGCATCGAGATCCCGTTCCCGCAACGGTCGCTGTGGATCAAGGACGGCGCGAGCGCGACAGCGCCGGCACCGTCGGTACGGACGGCCGATTCACACGACGAGCAGGAACGCAAGGCGCAACGTCCGCCGGCCGGCGAGGCGGGGGGCGCCTGA
- a CDS encoding globin, giving the protein MTTRLDNFYDAVGGRETFARLVHRFYEGVADDPLLRPMYPEEDLGPAEERLLLFLEQYWGGPTTYSEQRGHPRLRMRHAPFTVNPDARDRWLHHMKVAVDELDLPPVYRATLWDYLERAAHSMVNTFE; this is encoded by the coding sequence GTGACCACGCGCCTGGACAACTTCTACGACGCCGTCGGAGGCCGCGAGACGTTCGCGCGCCTCGTGCACCGCTTCTACGAGGGCGTCGCCGATGACCCCCTGCTCCGCCCGATGTATCCCGAGGAGGATCTCGGACCCGCCGAGGAACGCTTGCTGCTGTTCCTGGAGCAGTACTGGGGCGGTCCCACCACCTATTCCGAGCAGCGCGGCCACCCACGGTTGCGGATGCGGCACGCGCCCTTCACGGTCAATCCGGACGCTCGCGACCGCTGGCTGCACCACATGAAGGTCGCCGTCGACGAGCTGGACCTGCCGCCGGTCTACCGGGCCACGCTGTGGGATTACCTGGAGCGCGCCGCACATTCCATGGTGAATACGTTCGAGTAA